The Nitrospirota bacterium region GAAAAAAGAAGAAGTCCTCAAGGAAATCGAGAATATAAAAAATCAGCTCATCACAAAATACAGACCGGGGAAAATTATTCTTTTTTGGTTCTGCAATATGGGGAAATGAAGAGATAAATGATATTGATATTTTCATTGTCAAAAAAGATGTCCCATATTACGGAGACGAAAGGATAAGAGAGTTATACCATTTAATGGAAACCGATCTCCCTGTTGATTACATTGTTTACAAACCAGAAGAGGTTAATGAACGTATTTCTCTGGATGACCCTTTTATAAACAAAATTCTTAGAAATGGTAAAGTTCTCTATGGTTAGCCCAAAAAATAAAAAACAATACCCCTTATAGTTTCAGAAAAGTTATCCCCTACATATAAATTATACTTGTTTAATATGGTGACCTTATACATTGTGGACTTCAGAAGTGGATTCTGCACACCTCTTTTTCTTATACTCTTCCCCAAACCAGAACAAGGCTATCCGGTATCTAACTATCTGTAATAACGCTCTTTATACCCCTATTTGTAAGCCGTTACAGCAGAATAGCTTAAAACAATTAGTCTCTTTTTGATTTTTTTACTGGTGGGGCAGGTAGAAATATCCGTCTGGCTAAATCAATAATAAGAAGTATGTCTTTTTTATTTCTCCCCTTCATAAGTTCCAGCAATTCTCTGGCAAGCAGATCATCTTCGTGAAATAATTGCTTTGAATCACTAAAAAACTCTCCGAATGTTATATTTAAAGCCTTGCAAATTTTATCAAGAGTGATGATTGTTGCAGTTCTCTGACCTCTCTCAATCTGACCAAGCCAACTGAGGTTTAACCCTGCTTTCTCAGCTAATTGAAACTGCGTCAGACCAGCTTTACTCCTGACATATTTAATCCTATTCCCTGCCCATTCTCTGATATTTTCCATAATCCTACCTTGATATAGGAAACAATGGAATGATGCCTAAAGTAAATACGGCTAAAGTAATCAATAGTATATTGTCTATAGTAATCAATTATGATAATATTCACTGGCTAATATGGATAGCTAATTGGATTTAAACGATAACATCGTGGGACGGTTTACAAATAATAGCTATAAATTTAGAAAGGAGATTACACGCCTATGAAGAAATTGGTCTTGTTTTTTTCAACATTAATCTTTTTCTTGAGTTATATGCCTCTGGGGTGCAGCAGTGGAAGCGGTAATAGTGACAATTCTAAGCCGCCATCTATTAATGTAACGGGTAATTGGTCTGGTTCATGGAATAGTGAAAATGGAATAAATGGAGGTACTGTATCATTATCTTTAAGCCAAAATGGTTCAGATATTAGTGGTACTATCACCATGGGAGGATCTCCATGTTTTTCTGTGGGGAATATTTCGGGGTCAGTTAGTGGAAATAATATTTCCAGTGGTGCTGTTTTTACAGGTAGTCTACGAGTAGATTTTGATGGCACTGCAGTGGGTAATGATATGAACGGAAGTTATGCTGTAATAAAAGGGGGAGCTTGTACTGGCGATTCAGGAACATGGATGGTTTCAAAGTAAACATTGTCCTGAGAAAATTAATCTTATTAAAAGAGAGGCTCTTGTTAAAGTAATTACTCCCGTGAAAATAAAATCCAGAGGTTTTGTAATACCTCGGAAAGGGTGGGAATACAAATAATACCTAAAGGAGGTATGAATAATGTCTACTCAACAAATCATATTAACAATCTTTATAACGTTATTCTTAAATATTACCCCTGCAACAGCCACATTAATTGATAGGGGTAGTGGGCTTATCTATGATACAGATATGAACATCACCTGGCTTCAGGATGCAAATTATGCCAAGACATCTGGCTATGATGCAGATGGAGTAATGACTTGGTTTGAGGCGGTAAATTATGCAGATAATCTTGTATATGCGGGTTATAATGATTGGCGACTCCCTGCGACTCTTCAACCTGATCCCACCTGTTCTAACCAGGATACAGGATGGGGAATTTCGTGGGGATTAGGATGCAAGGGAGGTGAGTTGGGGCATCTCTATTATATAGAACTATTAAACCCTGCAGGAGGACCATTGGTTAACACTGGCCCCTTTATTAACATGTTCCTCGTGACTGACTGGACAGAAACGGACGTTATTCGAGGCGATCCTAATGATGCATGGTGCTTCGGTGTCGACATTGGTGGACAAGGAGCGTGTCCCAAAAATACTTATGGCCGTGCTTGGGCTGTACGTAACGGTGATTCCCATCCAGTCGCTGAACCCAATACACTACTACTTCTAGCCTCTGGACTGGCATGTCTTGTTGCATGGAAAAGAAAACAGAAACGTAATCTTGATAACTTATGAACCCAAATCTAAATTCTGGATGAAATGATGAAGTATATAATGGTAACAAAATTTGATAATCACTGGATAAACTTGCAGAATACTAAATATAAAACAGGAATGTTGAAGAATGGAATGAATGAAGAAAAACTTCGAGATAATACAGATACAATATTTATAAAAAGAGATAAGAATAATAGAATTGTGTCAACGTTGGAGGGGAAAGTCTCTGATATTTGCATAATTCAGAATAATATGGGTGAAAAAAGTATATCCTTCAGTGTTAAACTGGATAATAAGATTGACTGTCCTGACAGATATCTTGATTATGGGCCAGGCTGGTATCTTGAAAATGTGGAGAATTATCATAATGTAAGTAATGAACCGGAAAAGATTTTTGACCCTGCATTTTTTGATGTTCTGATTAGACCCAATGATTGGAAGGAATTTGAAAAGTATATTTACTATCTCATCAGGTGTCTTGGAATTCATATTGTACATAAATTTGCTCCCCAAGATCAGCGAGGTAAAGCAGATGGTTTTTTCAGATTCAAAAATGTTGCTGTACTATATGATTGCACTCTTGACACTGATTTTCGTAATAGAAAGGAAGAACAGATTAAAAACTTTTGTAACCGCCTAAGGGAAGGAATCATAACGTTTGGTCAAGAATTACAAGATATTCATAACTGTTACAAAAGTGTCTGGATAATTACGAATAGTCAAAACCACAGCCTTATTCAAAGAAGAGATGAAATAACGATAGTTGAGGTTCCTGTTAAAAAGATTATAGATTTATACAGGAATAGGCTTAACAGAAACCTCGATGAAGGTGCATTTGAAGGGGAGCTAAGAAAGCTGTCAATGTTTCAATAATACCGTTTGATTAGTATAGGATCGTTAAGCTCTAACTTAATAAACCAACATGCCTGATAGAAAAGTATTTAAAGTCCACACTGACAATTTTCAGAGATTAGCAGCATGTATTCTATATGGCATGTATGGAATTACTAATGATGCTTTTACCTATTCGCTTCCACGGGAGCTTTCACTCATAAATACTGGTGATATTGTTTTTATCAGTGAGAGAGAAACATCAAATAATACCCTGTTTGGTCCCTTATACGTTGTAGAAAATAGAAGAGGGGTCATTGCAAGAAGTAAACGAGGAGCATGGATTAATATAGATATAAATAGAAGTTCTCAATCAGAGCTGGCATATTGGGTTGAATTGGAAGGCCGGCATTGGTGCCTTTTGTTTGACAAGACATTGTTAGATAAGATTTCTGTAGTATGGCCACAAAACTGGATAGAACTTAATGTTGAACTTCCTTCATGGGGATTGATTATAGAACCCAATGCCTCAAGGCTGATTGATTTTGCCTTAAATAATGAATTAGATTCAAAAAAATTTCTAAGAGAACATGGAATCTTTCGTTAATTCTGAGACATGATGATGCATTGGCAGAATACCATTACAAAATGATTGCCGGTCATCTCATTTCATTAGATATTGAGGGACTTTCTCTCCTGCTGTATATGGGAACACCAATTATTACGGTTTTGACACTCCATTACGCTCATCAATAACTTAAACAAACATTACCTTAAAATTAAAAACTTCTTGTATCGGCAGAAAATCTTTCTTATTTTTTGTAAAAAGAATAGCCCCCATGCTCCTCACTGAAGCTGTAATTAAGCAGTCGTTTGTAATCGAAGCAGATTTTTTGATGTTATATCCTTTTGCAGCCTGAAGTTTAGAAATGATCTCACCGGCCTTTTAATAATCAGTTAATGAAGGAACCAGAACCCGACCAACCTGTTTAAAACAATCAAAGAGTTCAGTTATAGCACTTAAAGCTTGCTTTGTGTGTACACCGGCCCTGAGTTCCATTAATACTATGGAAGAAAGATATACTGTACCGCTTGAAAGAAAAATTTCTCTATATAAATCCGGACTGGAAAAGCGGTCTATAAAGATATTTGTATCTATAACCTTTTTAATCATAAACTTTTTTTATCTTTGTCCCTTTGTATTTTTCAAAGATGCTTTCAATCTCAATCTTACCTGCTGCCATATCCAATGCCTTCTTTATTGCTTCAACATTATCTTTAACTCCGAACCCCTTCCTAACCTTGTCAATATCACTCTTTTTAACGTCTATATGTTCTATTCTTACAACATTTGCCTTTGACATTGATAACCTCCTCCTTACCTATTTTCCCTATTGGAATTTGCTTTTCCTATGACAGAATATCAGGATGAGTTTTTACAGTCAATGGCGGGGTTACATCCCCACCTACTCTATCCCGTAATCCTTTATCTTTGTCAGCAGTGTCTTATAGCTTACTTTGAGGAATTCTGCGGCTTTGGTCTTGTTGCCTTGGGTCAGATCTAAGGCGGCTTTGATGGCGCGGGTTTCTGCGGAACGGGTGGCGGCAGCGGCTATTTCGGAGAGGCCCTCTTTCGAGATTGTGGAGATTCTGTTTTTTGTATCCGTCAGTCCCAGGTGTTCAGGCAATATTACATTGCCGTCGCACAGGATAACTGCCCTTTCAATACAATTCTCAAGCTCACGGACGTTTCCCTTCCACTGCTGATTAATCAGTATCTCCATTGCCGGGTCTGAAATATCGTGTACCTGTTTTTTAAGCTCTTTGTTGTAAATAGAAATAAAATGATATGTAAGCAGGGGTATGTCTTCCTGTCTCTCACGGAGCGGCGGCAGTACAATGGGGAATACTTTCAGGCGGTAAAACAGGTCCTCTCTGAAGGTCTTTTCCCTTATTGCATCTTCAAGGTCTCTGTTGCTTGCCGCTATTATCCTTGCGTCAATGTGGATCTTCTTACCCCCGCCGACTCGTTCTATCTCCTCCCCCTGAAGGAATCTGAGGAGCTTTGCCTGTAGTCCCAGTTCCATTTCTCCTATCTCATCAAGGAATATAGTTCCCCTGTTTGCAAGTTCAAATTTGCCGATCCTCTTATCCGTTGCACCTGTAAATGCCCCCTTTTCATGACCGAACAGTTCACTCTCAAGAAGCTCTTTCGGGATGGCAGCACAGTTTATTGCTGTGAACGGGCCGTCTTTATAGGTGCTCAAACGGTGTATCGTCTTTGCAAACAACTCTTTCCCTGTGCCGCTCTCTCCTGCCAGTAGTACGGTTGCCTTGCTTGATGCAACCTTCCGTGCCAGATTCATTGCCTCTGAAAATTTCGGGCTGTTACCTATCAGTATGGGTGCGGTTCTGTCTTTATCTTCTTTAAGCAGGATATTCTCTGTCAGCAGGCGCTGTTTCTCTAATGCCCTGCTGATTAATAACAGAAGATGGTCTGTGTCAAAGGGCTTTGTAATAAAATCATAGGCCCCGCCCTTTACAGCCCGGACAGCATCCTCAACCGTACCGAATGCAGTCATTATAATTACAGGGATAAAAGGTGATTGTTCCCTCACTGCCGATAGTACATCAAATCCGGTACCGGATGGAAGCCGCAAGTCACTCAGGACAAGGTCAAGGGTCTCCCTCTGAATCTTCTCAATACCTTCACGGGTATTATTGGATACAATGACCTTGTGCCCCTCCATCGCAAGAGTCTGAAGGAGCATCTTTGCCATTGTTATATTGTCTTCTACTATAAGGATTGAAGCCATGGTAAATATATCCTGAAAGTTGTTCCTATACCTTCCCTGCTGTCTGCCTTAATGTTACCGCCGTGCGTAAGAATAATCTTATGTACAAGGGCAAGCCCCATACCTGTACCGCGTGATTTTGTTGTAAAGAACGGGAGGAAAATCCGATCAAGATTCTCTTCAGATATGCCTGCCCCTGTATCTGAGATAAAAATCTCAACACCCTCACGCAACTCTGTTTGTATGCCTTCTGCAGAAGGGAGAAATGACTCTGCCCTGTAGTCCTTAACATCAACCATGAGACTCCCGCCTTCCGGCATTGCCTCAACTGCGTTCTGTATTACATTCTGTAATGCCTGACGGATCAACACCTCATCAACAAATATCTGCATATAAGCAGGCACATTCAATTTCACTTCTATTTTAGCCTCCGGTTTAATATCCTGTATCCTTCCGATAGCGGTTTCAATGGCTGTTCTGATTATTTTTATAAGGTCTACCTTTGATAGAGAAAGAGAGACAGGTTTTCCGTAATTTAATAATTCTTTTATGATCAAATCCATCGAATTAATTTCAGATGTAATGGTAGACAGGATCTCCTTTGATGGCTGTTCATCTGAGAATACCCCCCCCATGCCCCCCCTTAAACTAAGGGGGGGATTATCGTTCTCCTTTGTGAGCCCATGGCTCTTGAACTGGTCATCCTGATTCTGTTTTGAGAGGAGTTTCACATAGCCTGCTATCGTTCCCATTGAGTTGCGCAATTCATGGGCAATCCCTGCGGACATCTCTCCGAGCATAGCAAGGCGTTTTTTAAGTTCACCCTGCTCTTTCAGCATCTTTATCTCAGTCAGGTCGGTCAAAACAATTATCAATCCAATCATCTTCCCTTCCCTGTCTTTTAAAGGTGATATTGAAAGACCGACCCAGATGTTAGACATCTTCTCTCTTTCAATTTCAATCTCTTGTCTCAATAAGGGCCTGCCGGACAACATGGCATTATTGATCAGCCTGCATAGTATATTATCAGAACCGAAGACATCATTACATGTTAAACCGATCACTTCTCCCCTCGTCCTTCTCAGAATCCTTTCTGCGGCCTGATTAAAGGTTGTAATCATACTATCCATGTTGAATGTTATAACACCGCTGCCGACACAGCGTAAAATATCCTCATTATAGCTTTCTGCAACTGATGCCCGATCTTCTGCTTCACCGCGAAGCCTTTCCAGCTCATCCTCTTTTTCCTTCAACTTAGTGATGAGGTCACTAAAGGTATCTATCACAAACTCCACCTTCTCCTTTTTTATAGAGGTATCCGGCTGAAAATCATGTTCAAGAAGATCTTTGCGTGTACGAAATAATACCTTGAGAATTAAATAGAGGGCAATAGCCGATGCTATAATGCCTGCCCCAAAAGCTATTAATAATGTAAGGTGATCCCCAGATACCATTCTATTATTGCCTCACTGAAAAACATGCTTATCATCCCGCCTAATGCTAAGAATGGGCCGAACGGGATTTGGTACTTTCTATCTTTGCCGAAGAATATCATCATAAATATTCCAACAATAGACCCTATAAGAGAAGCCAGCATTATTGTGACAATAACATCCCTCCACCCTAAGAAGGCGCCAATCATTGCAATGAGCTTAACGTCACCGCCTCCCATGCCTTCACGATTTAGAATTACAAGACTTCCTACGCTGACAATATAAAATAAACCACCGCCTATGAGCAGACCTACTAACGAGCTTTTGAAACCAGTAGAAAGAATAAGGCTGCTGCTTATAAGTCCTAAAATTATTCCAGGAATAGTAATAATATCAGGCAGTATCTTATAATAAAGGTCAATAACACTTAACACAACAAGTGATGAGAAGAATATTGCATAGATGATGAACGTAGGCGATAGCCCGAATTCCCTGAATAAGAAGATATACCCGACAGCATTAAATATCTCAACCGAAACATACTGAACGGATATTGGAGTCCTGCAGGTTCTGCATCTCCCGCCAAGGATTATAAAGCTCAAGACAGGAATATTATCATAGAACCTTATCGGGGTATTGCAAACAGGGCAATGAGAAGGCGGCGATACAATAGACTGTTCCAGCGGCAGCCTGTATATGCAGACATTAAGAAAACTCCCTATGCTTGCCCCGATCATAAAAATGAAGAGATAGAATAGGGTCATAAAAATTTATATTGCCTTTGCTTGACATACATCATCAATGAATTATAATCATGGCTGCAAAATCATGCAAGCAATATTAAAAACCCCACCCTCACCTTAATCCTCTCACTGAGGGAGAGGAAATTCCTTTGTAGTTATCGGGGGGCTGGGATGGGGTTGTTTCGAGCAAAAAGGGGAAAGGTATTTTCATGAATTCTAAAATAACAGTTCTGGGTGCAGGAAGCTGGGGGACGACACTGGCGATACTACTGGCTGAAAGTAATAATGATGTGGTTCTGTGGGCGTATGAAAGAGAGCTTGTTGAAATTATAAAAACAAAGAGAGAAAATACACTATATCTGCCGGGATATAAAATACCTGAGAATATTTATCCCACAAACTCACTTAAAGAGGCTGTTGAATCCTGTTACATTATTGTTTCTGTAGTCCCGTCACATGTAGTGAAAGATGTGTTTACATCAATCAAAGGATCCTTCCAGGATGTGCCTGTTATCAGTGCAACTAAGGGTATTACTATTGATTCACTACAGACTGTGTCACAGGTTCTTAAAGATATACTCCCTGAATCTACTTATGGAAAGTTTGCTGTCCTCTCAGGGCCGAGTTTTGCAAAAGAGGTTGTAAAAAGACTGCCTACTGCCATAACCATAGCCGGCTTTGATGAAGCCCTTGTGAAGGAGCTGCAAAAGGTTTTTGCCCGTCACTATTTTCGTGTGTATACTAACATGGATGTAATAGGAGTAGAAATGGGCGGGTCATTAAAAAATATTATGGCCATTGCAACAGGTTGTTCAGACGGGCTTGGCTTCGGTCATAATACACGGGCGGCCCTGATTACACGGGGGCTTGCAGAGATTAAAAGGCTTGGAATGGCTATGGGTGCTAATCCTGCTACATTTTACGGACTATCAGGACTTGGAGATTTAGTCCTTACATGTACCGGGGAATTAAGCAGGAACAGGACACTGGGATATAAGGTAGGACAGGGGATGAAACTAAGTGAAATATTAGCAGAGATGTCCGGTCACGGTATGGTTGCAGAAGGCGTCAGGACAGCCAAAGCCGCATTAGAACTGTCAAAGATACATAACATACCGATGCCGATTACGCAGGAGGTTTACAATCTTCTGTACGAAGGCAAGGATGTACAGCAGGTAGTGCATGATTTAATGATGAGGGAGATGAAGGAGGAGTGAGCGGGGGGAGAGGTAAGAAGGCAGAAGTAAGAAGCAAGAAGTTAGAAGTAAGAAAAAAGAAAATTCCCTCCCCTTCAAGGGGAGGGTTAGGGTGGGGATGGGGTTATAATCTATGAAGCCTGATCAGATAAAGAATATACTCAAAGCTGTCAGAGACAATAAGCTCGATGTTGAAAAGGCTATGGACAGGCTTAAACACCTTCCTTATGAGAACCTTGATTTTGCCCGCATAGACCATCACAGGCACCTGCGTCAGGGTATGCCTGAGGTAATCTACTGTGAGGGGAAGACGGTTGAACAGGTTGTAAAGATTACAGAACGTATCCTTGATAAGAATGGGGATATTATTGCAACAAGGGCGGAGGTTCAAATATATGAGGCTTTGAAGGCTATTGACAAAAGGGCTTTATATAATTCATCCGGAAGGGTGGTCACTATCTTACACAGG contains the following coding sequences:
- a CDS encoding helix-turn-helix transcriptional regulator; this translates as MENIREWAGNRIKYVRSKAGLTQFQLAEKAGLNLSWLGQIERGQRTATIITLDKICKALNITFGEFFSDSKQLFHEDDLLARELLELMKGRNKKDILLIIDLARRIFLPAPPVKKSKRD
- a CDS encoding DUF1566 domain-containing protein; the encoded protein is MSTQQIILTIFITLFLNITPATATLIDRGSGLIYDTDMNITWLQDANYAKTSGYDADGVMTWFEAVNYADNLVYAGYNDWRLPATLQPDPTCSNQDTGWGISWGLGCKGGELGHLYYIELLNPAGGPLVNTGPFINMFLVTDWTETDVIRGDPNDAWCFGVDIGGQGACPKNTYGRAWAVRNGDSHPVAEPNTLLLLASGLACLVAWKRKQKRNLDNL
- a CDS encoding sigma-54-dependent Fis family transcriptional regulator, with protein sequence MASILIVEDNITMAKMLLQTLAMEGHKVIVSNNTREGIEKIQRETLDLVLSDLRLPSGTGFDVLSAVREQSPFIPVIIMTAFGTVEDAVRAVKGGAYDFITKPFDTDHLLLLISRALEKQRLLTENILLKEDKDRTAPILIGNSPKFSEAMNLARKVASSKATVLLAGESGTGKELFAKTIHRLSTYKDGPFTAINCAAIPKELLESELFGHEKGAFTGATDKRIGKFELANRGTIFLDEIGEMELGLQAKLLRFLQGEEIERVGGGKKIHIDARIIAASNRDLEDAIREKTFREDLFYRLKVFPIVLPPLRERQEDIPLLTYHFISIYNKELKKQVHDISDPAMEILINQQWKGNVRELENCIERAVILCDGNVILPEHLGLTDTKNRISTISKEGLSEIAAAATRSAETRAIKAALDLTQGNKTKAAEFLKVSYKTLLTKIKDYGIE
- a CDS encoding PAS domain-containing protein, whose amino-acid sequence is MVSGDHLTLLIAFGAGIIASAIALYLILKVLFRTRKDLLEHDFQPDTSIKKEKVEFVIDTFSDLITKLKEKEDELERLRGEAEDRASVAESYNEDILRCVGSGVITFNMDSMITTFNQAAERILRRTRGEVIGLTCNDVFGSDNILCRLINNAMLSGRPLLRQEIEIEREKMSNIWVGLSISPLKDREGKMIGLIIVLTDLTEIKMLKEQGELKKRLAMLGEMSAGIAHELRNSMGTIAGYVKLLSKQNQDDQFKSHGLTKENDNPPLSLRGGMGGVFSDEQPSKEILSTITSEINSMDLIIKELLNYGKPVSLSLSKVDLIKIIRTAIETAIGRIQDIKPEAKIEVKLNVPAYMQIFVDEVLIRQALQNVIQNAVEAMPEGGSLMVDVKDYRAESFLPSAEGIQTELREGVEIFISDTGAGISEENLDRIFLPFFTTKSRGTGMGLALVHKIILTHGGNIKADSREGIGTTFRIYLPWLQSL
- a CDS encoding prepilin peptidase, with protein sequence MTLFYLFIFMIGASIGSFLNVCIYRLPLEQSIVSPPSHCPVCNTPIRFYDNIPVLSFIILGGRCRTCRTPISVQYVSVEIFNAVGYIFLFREFGLSPTFIIYAIFFSSLVVLSVIDLYYKILPDIITIPGIILGLISSSLILSTGFKSSLVGLLIGGGLFYIVSVGSLVILNREGMGGGDVKLIAMIGAFLGWRDVIVTIMLASLIGSIVGIFMMIFFGKDRKYQIPFGPFLALGGMISMFFSEAIIEWYLGITLHY
- a CDS encoding NAD(P)-dependent glycerol-3-phosphate dehydrogenase yields the protein MNSKITVLGAGSWGTTLAILLAESNNDVVLWAYERELVEIIKTKRENTLYLPGYKIPENIYPTNSLKEAVESCYIIVSVVPSHVVKDVFTSIKGSFQDVPVISATKGITIDSLQTVSQVLKDILPESTYGKFAVLSGPSFAKEVVKRLPTAITIAGFDEALVKELQKVFARHYFRVYTNMDVIGVEMGGSLKNIMAIATGCSDGLGFGHNTRAALITRGLAEIKRLGMAMGANPATFYGLSGLGDLVLTCTGELSRNRTLGYKVGQGMKLSEILAEMSGHGMVAEGVRTAKAALELSKIHNIPMPITQEVYNLLYEGKDVQQVVHDLMMREMKEE